ttacaaagattttataaaagtttGTTATTGAATGTAATGctcgtattttttatttaaattataacagaattgtttattattatccGTTTAATAGTTTATTTCATcttgttatataattttttaaaaaacatcgACATCAATTAATATAACTCATATGTGTGTAAAGACAAATATTTCAGGATATcataaaatctttttttaattttaagttaAGGAATCAAAAAATAGTATTCAAATAAgcactaaaaaaaagtttatcctcttttaattttatgttaaaaaaatatattaaatgaaacaatgtataaatataccCAATTGAATTAcctatatttatatgtaccaGAAAAAGAGGTGCATTGCATAAAATCAGATCATTTCAAATAATAGACATGATTTAAAAACctataaataataatgcaGTTCTGTTATTATAACACGCTCATTACAATAGTGTAATCCAATTTTccatatatgttttataaaattatgtataccAAAAAATATGGTGCAAATATCTATGCGCTAATTTAACAAACTAGTTGACTAAAAATAAGTTactactaaaaaatattagttcatatttaatgtttaacgcaaaataagaattactacatttttaatatttatattgatTACTATGATGAATATTCAAATGTACTATATGAAAATGGGATGCTTCTTTCTTCACTTGCTATTGAAGGTTGTTGTAGTACCCTTTGTAGCTTTTCGTTCATATGCGATCGtttattccttttcctcttagTAAGTAACCTCCACAAAGGAGTGTactaaaagggaaaattataatatttacaatttaatagttatatataaataaaataaaatgaataattaatttgatgcagtaaattttgttttactttaaaaagaaggctTAGTAAGAGAACAATTCCCATGGGTATTGAAGTCTTTATGACATTTCCTTTATTGGCTTGTATTGTACTGAAAATTTgattaaatatatgtgattTATCACCACCATCATCAGTTAATTCATTATTTCGTGTTTCTCTACAAGTAGATTCATTACAGATAGTTCTACTATCATGTCGATGGTCATGAGaaattataacattatgGCTTTCGCCATCAGGAGCTTTAACATCATTGGATATGTCAACTTCAGTTATACCACTATTGCCTTCATCACCGGAAGGAGAACTGGCTAGAGATGCACTACTATCTTCTTCAGTACCAGTATTTTCAGGATCTGAATCTACTGCACCAGTGCTTCCTATATCAGTAGTTGTCGAAAGAGAATCTTCATCAGCACTTTGTACAGAACCAGGAGTACCTTCAATAGAAGACAAATTATTAGCTGCTCCTCTAATAATATCCTTATCACCACCAGTTCCCACCCCAATGACATTACCAGCAGAATCCTGAGTTTCAGGTTTATTAGTGTCTGAAGATTTACCACTATTGCGATTAGTTTGAAAACCTTTTGTATCTAAAATTTCCCCCGTTGAAGTACAAGTTAAACCAGAATCTTTTCCAAACACACATTCTGAAGGATTTCCTGGAGAACTATCCAATTCTCTAATTTCGGAAGGAGACGAAGCATTTAACTGTTGTTTCTGGGTTTCTGCCATTCCCGAGGATGTAAAATGATGATCAACTATTTCTTGAGTTGTTTTACCATTTGTTCCAACAAAACTATCAGAAGGTGTTGAGCCAGATTGAGGTTGTAAAACTACGCTTTCTTTCCTTGATTGTTGTGCATCACCTTGATTTTGACCTTGTTCATGTGGATCCTTTCTTTCCGAACTTTTggaattaaaatatactgGGGTTAACTTTGATTGTGATTTAACATCTACTCTTTGTGGTGCTTGATTTTTACAACCcttattttctttacaaGTTCCTTGTGTAGTAGGTTTAATTACTGGAGGTTTTCTAGCAGGAAATGCGCCATTATTACATGTACCATCactattacatttatttttaaaattttttattttttcctcattatTTAATCTAGCTGATATATAACCATTATCGTAACATTCCTTTAATTCTTGAtcttttgttattatttgcttatttaatttatcccattgtgtgtatatatttgtacgcctaattttattgaaatcatcgattttttgttcaatttCTGTTTTAAGtgcaaaataattctttatgCATTCCGTAGTTTTGTAGGTTTTCATAAGAGCATAGGCATTACCAAACATTCCATAGCGTCTgtccattatttttttattctgttgCATTTCTTTAATAATAGTTTAAAGAATTAATATGGGAAAATAATCTATTCATGTAtagaaaaatttgcaaatttggaTTTAATTTCTTCGTATTATGACATTagattatttatgttattatttataattacaataaCAAATGTTATGAACAAATATGCTTTGGCATATCCAAAGtaggttttaaaaattaatatatatactatttatAGATATAAACTCATATGTggataattattttaagaataactgtaaaataattaaattattcttaACAATGTTTCAAATgaagtttttattatactcTAACATGCTTGATCTTTGATGAAATCATAATAGGACtttaaatgtttatattttatatcgCTGTTACTGAATATGTTATATTCATAATTCACTAACCTAAATGATTCAGATGtgtatttaatatttaaaatagtaAATAAATTCCTTTTATAATGGTTAGTGTCAAGGGTATATTTAAGGAATTGTGCTTATGTATCTAAGGTTATAGCATCGTCTTCGCTACCATAGCTTAGATTTAagacatattttatattatgattgttattcatatatattttgggaatttttaaaattaagaTCTTTCTAAACATTACATAAAAAGGTACCATTACATATATGCCGTTTTAATGAAAAGTTTTAATTGAATATATGAACATTCATTGTCTTAcacgaaaatgcaaaaggatTCCCCTTACACTTTATGCTGCAAATTAAaagtttaatatattttactagttgtgcttttatattattcacaATGCAGaaaagcattttttcatGGTGTCATGCTTTTCAAAAAATCTTGATTATGTTAAATTAATTGCTGTGGACCATTAGAAAAAAGGTAATCGTTTCTTCATAAAAGATGGTGTGAAATAGCAGTTAATGTGtcaaatgaaaattattttttaggaaTGAATATATTCtgtaatttatatgttattatgCTTAACCGCAatagttataataaattCAAACTTGTGCATCGctgtttataatatttatcgtGATAGACATATTAATGTAgtttcataaaaaagtgttataAGTTTTAcaacaatattattatgaaaatgtaaataaatcaACGTTTTATGgaatatttgaaaaatataatgttcaTATGTAAAGCAGGAAATCGTTActtgtttatataaaacataagtcctattttatattatgaataaaattgtacaaataaaattaaattgtctATACATTAAAGCGATTAGAAATGTGAATAGTATGTCAATTCGTGTAAGGATGATGTACTTTTAAAAActatttaaataaagaaattgtAAATAGAAACATTTtctgttaatataattttctaaTATTATCCaatgctttaattttttttataatttaagtTAAATTGCTTTATATGCTGACACATCTTTTGTTGTACTTATTAATGTGCGCGAaatgattataaaatttaagtgCTAGGTAATTTTCGATATCATAAAGATGTTATTAtgaataagtaaaaatttgtttattaaaaaaatttgtaatatttaaattaaaaataactttttttttggtcatttgtgtaattatatgaatcatataataattaaatatgtaGATAACCATTATCTTAATGCGAATAATATTGTTTATAGTTTGAGTTTCAAATTGTTGTATTTTCATGCCCTTCTTgtgataattaaaaaaagccattcattttgtgtaaataatcaaaaatgtactaataaagaaatattatataatagttCCTACAAATTAATGCCCTGTTAAGTTCTAATTATaagcatatattatttcttatataCATCGTTAGactattataaattttgacATTTCATATATCAATACTGATAAGTttgaacatttttgtgaTATAATTAAGCTCATATAATGTTCCTTAAAAATGTCGAAGACAGATGTGACAAAATTGGTATATAAgtgcatatattattatctatattttactatatacATGTGTTGTTTTGACTAGAATAAAAAggatatttacatttttagaattaaaatttgagtattttcataataactTTTACTTGGTCCCTTTCAGGAGACAGAATCAAAGAAGTTAGAACTTAGTAAAGCCTATGATGCATTATTTTCGAACGCTAGCACATCAAAAACATATACAGAATGTAAATTATTCGAAAGTGGAACCAAACAAAATGATGGCGCTAAAAAACTTTGCAATAAGCTTTTATActtattagaaaatatagcTAAGAACCCGAAAACGGCTGATAATGTTAAACGGTGCAGTTATTTGCGCTACTGGTTTTATGATGAAATATGGAGATTACATACCGAGCACTCTATAAAAATTGGTGAAATACCTTTTGTTAAAGAACTTATTGATATAAGGAGTAAGGTTCACACAAAggaattaaaatatacatgtgaCATACTATATGAGAAAGATGTTAAT
The nucleotide sequence above comes from Plasmodium vivax scf_6577 genomic scaffold, whole genome shotgun sequence. Encoded proteins:
- a CDS encoding variable surface protein Vir18, putative (encoded by transcript PVX_010100A), with amino-acid sequence MFGNAYALMKTYKTTECIKNYFALKTEIEQKIDDFNKIRRTNIYTQWDKLNKQIITKDQELKECYDNGYISARLNNEEKIKNFKNKCNSDGTCNNGAFPARKPPVIKPTTQGTCKENKGCKNQAPQRVDVKSQSKLTPVYFNSKSSERKDPHEQGQNQGDAQQSRKESVVLQPQSGSTPSDSFVGTNGKTTQEIVDHHFTSSGMAETQKQQLNASSPSEIRELDSSPGNPSECVFGKDSGLTCTSTGEILDTKGFQTNRNSGKSSDTNKPETQDSAGNVIGVGTGGDKDIIRGAANNLSSIEGTPGSVQSADEDSLSTTTDIGSTGAVDSDPENTGTEEDSSASLASSPSGDEGNSGITEVDISNDVKAPDGESHNVIISHDHRHDSRTICNESTCRETRNNELTDDGGDKSHIFNQIFSTIQANKGNYTPLWRLLTKRKRNKRSHMNEKLQRVLQQPSIASEERSIPFSYSTFEYSS